Proteins found in one Pseudomonas frederiksbergensis genomic segment:
- a CDS encoding MipA/OmpV family protein, with protein sequence MSSRAFSAFSFKPVRTLSATLAILAVGGQSMASASTQTIDTLAKSSGERRAETEISDSKWAIGFAGGIDYRVYRDFDDKVRGFPVVTYEGEYIHVFGSGVDLKLPSVGPVTFRLRGKYISEGYESGDSSFLRGMSDRDSSFWVGGVATWRSELVRLSAEVLTDAMNNSKGSRAKLQIDHRFSAGAFGFTPRLVAEWVDKNYVDYYYGVAAGEVIGGRQRYQGDSTVNTEAGIRMDWLLAINHSVFFDLGATRMGGAIKDSPLVEKDTQYGVGFGYFYRF encoded by the coding sequence ATGTCATCACGTGCTTTCTCTGCATTTTCATTCAAGCCCGTTCGCACTCTATCGGCGACATTGGCAATTCTTGCTGTCGGTGGCCAGTCCATGGCCTCTGCATCGACGCAGACCATAGACACCTTGGCCAAGTCGTCTGGCGAGCGCCGAGCGGAAACTGAAATCAGCGATTCAAAGTGGGCCATCGGGTTTGCAGGTGGCATTGACTATCGAGTCTATCGTGATTTTGACGACAAAGTACGCGGCTTTCCAGTGGTGACTTATGAGGGCGAATATATTCACGTGTTCGGTTCCGGTGTGGACTTAAAACTACCATCGGTAGGACCTGTGACGTTCCGTCTGCGCGGAAAATACATCAGCGAAGGCTACGAATCAGGTGATTCCTCTTTTCTTCGAGGCATGAGTGATCGCGATAGCAGTTTCTGGGTAGGTGGTGTTGCTACCTGGAGATCTGAGTTGGTTAGATTGTCAGCCGAAGTCCTTACTGACGCCATGAATAACAGCAAAGGATCTCGTGCAAAACTGCAGATCGATCATCGATTCTCTGCTGGAGCCTTTGGCTTTACGCCGCGACTGGTCGCCGAGTGGGTGGACAAAAACTATGTGGACTACTACTACGGCGTAGCTGCAGGTGAAGTGATTGGCGGGCGCCAGCGCTACCAGGGCGATTCAACAGTCAATACCGAGGCTGGCATACGTATGGATTGGCTCTTGGCGATTAATCACTCGGTTTTCTTTGATCTGGGCGCCACTCGAATGGGAGGGGCGATCAAAGACAGCCCATTGGTTGAAAAGGACACTCAGTACGGTGTCGGTTTCGGTTATTTTTATCGCTTCTAA
- a CDS encoding p-hydroxyphenylacetate 3-hydroxylase reductase component, whose protein sequence is MTHPSDAGFDPRAFRRALGNFATGVTIMTAAIGSRQVGVTANSFNSVSLDPALILWSIDKRSTSYDVFNDASHFAVNILAADQIDLSNQFARPRDDKFAGVTWEEGAGGAPLLSDCAARFQCQMYQQVDGGDHWILIGKVVAFDDFGRSPLLYHQGAYSSVLPHPRLTSRPEDAQKSAFEGRLSHNLYYLMTQAVRSYQADYQPLQLSSGLRTSEARMLMVLESDEGLDMNGLQREVAMPMREIEQSVDILKRKGLVEDRLAGYFGLTVEGVKQTEALWTIASEQQGRVFAEFSAQQIETFKRMLKQLIGAY, encoded by the coding sequence ATGACCCACCCATCAGACGCGGGCTTCGATCCGCGCGCTTTTCGCCGCGCCTTGGGCAATTTTGCAACGGGTGTGACCATCATGACGGCGGCCATTGGTAGCCGTCAGGTGGGGGTCACGGCCAATAGCTTCAACTCGGTTTCGCTGGACCCGGCGCTGATTCTCTGGAGCATCGACAAACGCTCCACCAGCTATGACGTGTTCAACGATGCCAGCCACTTTGCGGTGAATATTCTGGCGGCTGACCAGATTGATTTGTCCAATCAGTTCGCCCGCCCTAGGGACGACAAGTTTGCCGGGGTTACCTGGGAAGAGGGCGCCGGTGGCGCACCGCTGCTCAGCGATTGCGCCGCGCGGTTTCAATGCCAGATGTACCAGCAGGTAGACGGTGGCGATCATTGGATCCTGATCGGTAAGGTCGTGGCCTTTGATGACTTCGGCCGGTCGCCATTGCTCTATCACCAGGGCGCCTACTCCTCGGTGCTGCCGCATCCGCGTCTGACATCGCGCCCTGAAGACGCCCAGAAAAGCGCCTTTGAGGGCCGTCTGAGTCATAACCTATATTACCTGATGACCCAGGCCGTGCGCAGCTACCAGGCCGACTACCAGCCACTCCAGCTATCCAGCGGTTTGCGCACGAGTGAGGCGCGCATGCTGATGGTGTTGGAGAGCGATGAGGGCCTGGATATGAATGGATTACAGCGCGAAGTGGCGATGCCGATGCGTGAGATCGAACAGTCGGTGGATATTCTCAAGCGCAAGGGCCTGGTGGAGGATCGACTGGCCGGTTACTTCGGCCTGACCGTCGAGGGCGTCAAGCAGACTGAAGCCCTATGGACCATTGCCTCCGAGCAGCAGGGCCGGGTGTTCGCCGAGTTCTCGGCGCAGCAGATCGAAACGTTCAAACGCATGCTCAAGCAACTGATCGGCGCTTACTGA
- a CDS encoding p-hydroxyphenylacetate 3-hydroxylase oxygenase component, translating into MKKPIPLLEALKEILPVIAGNATQAEKDRMVPAENIAMLKGIGMHRAFQPKAFGGLEMSLPDFCDCVAVLAGACASTAWAMSLLCTHSHQLAMFSKQLQDEVWGANPHATASSSIAPFGKVEEVEGGVMFSGQMGWSSGSDHAEWAIVGCRRPNAEGAQDYCFAVLPRSDYQIIDDWYALGMKGSGTKTLSIDNVFVPEHRIQKAKDMMEGKSAGVDLYPDSKIFYGPYRPYFASGFASISLGIAERMLAAFKDKTRNRVRAYTGVNVGAATPALMRLAESTHQVAAARAFLEKTWQDHAAHGERHEYPSRETLAFWRTNQAYAVKMCVAAVDRLFEAAGGTAWMETNELQRLWRDSHMTAAHAYTDYDVCAQILGRELMGLEPDPSMV; encoded by the coding sequence ATGAAAAAACCAATCCCGCTCCTTGAGGCCCTCAAGGAAATCCTGCCCGTTATCGCCGGCAATGCCACCCAGGCCGAGAAGGACCGCATGGTCCCGGCCGAAAATATCGCCATGCTCAAGGGCATCGGTATGCACCGTGCCTTCCAGCCCAAGGCCTTTGGCGGTCTGGAAATGTCCCTGCCGGATTTTTGCGACTGCGTGGCCGTGCTGGCCGGCGCCTGTGCAAGTACCGCCTGGGCCATGAGCCTGCTGTGTACCCACAGCCATCAATTGGCGATGTTCTCCAAGCAATTACAGGACGAAGTCTGGGGGGCCAATCCTCATGCCACGGCAAGCAGTTCCATCGCGCCGTTTGGCAAGGTCGAGGAAGTGGAAGGCGGCGTGATGTTCAGCGGCCAGATGGGCTGGAGCAGTGGCAGCGATCATGCGGAGTGGGCAATTGTCGGTTGCCGCCGGCCGAATGCCGAGGGCGCGCAGGACTACTGCTTCGCCGTGCTGCCGCGCAGTGACTACCAGATCATTGATGACTGGTACGCCTTGGGCATGAAGGGCAGTGGCACCAAGACCCTGTCCATCGACAACGTCTTTGTCCCCGAGCACCGGATCCAGAAAGCCAAGGACATGATGGAAGGCAAGTCCGCCGGCGTTGATTTGTACCCCGACAGCAAGATTTTCTACGGCCCTTATCGTCCGTATTTTGCCAGCGGTTTTGCGAGCATCAGCCTGGGCATTGCCGAGCGCATGCTCGCTGCCTTCAAGGACAAGACCCGTAATCGAGTACGCGCCTATACCGGCGTCAATGTCGGCGCCGCCACGCCAGCGCTGATGCGCCTGGCCGAATCGACTCATCAAGTGGCCGCGGCCCGCGCCTTCCTGGAAAAGACCTGGCAGGACCACGCCGCCCATGGCGAGCGCCATGAATACCCCAGCCGCGAAACCCTGGCGTTCTGGCGCACCAATCAGGCCTATGCGGTGAAGATGTGCGTGGCCGCGGTGGATCGCTTGTTCGAAGCTGCTGGCGGAACCGCCTGGATGGAAACCAATGAGTTGCAGCGTCTGTGGCGCGATTCCCATATGACGGCGGCCCATGCTTACACCGACTACGACGTCTGCGCGCAAATCCTCGGACGTGAATTGATGGGGCTCGAGCCAGATCCGAGCATGGTCTAA
- a CDS encoding MFS transporter — translation MRALRHRNFRLYFIGHAISTLGTRTQQVALSWLIPQLLVGPFAGAWIDRHDKRRLLIMVKAALALLALILAGLTASEQIEPALIVIMAALLGVLNAVDTPLRQSLLSQFVDDRQDLPNALTLNTMLFTSSRFMPVCCWRWSARPCALH, via the coding sequence TTGCGCGCTCTGCGCCACCGTAATTTCCGCCTGTATTTTATCGGCCATGCTATTTCCACCTTGGGCACCCGGACCCAGCAGGTGGCGTTGTCATGGCTGATCCCCCAATTGCTGGTGGGTCCGTTTGCCGGGGCCTGGATCGATCGGCACGACAAGCGCCGGCTGCTGATTATGGTCAAAGCGGCGCTGGCCCTGCTGGCACTGATCCTCGCCGGCCTGACTGCCAGCGAGCAAATTGAGCCGGCGCTGATCGTGATCATGGCCGCCCTGCTCGGCGTACTCAATGCCGTGGACACTCCGTTGCGGCAGTCGCTGCTCAGCCAATTTGTCGATGACCGCCAGGACCTGCCCAATGCCCTGACCCTCAATACCATGTTGTTCACCTCGTCACGCTTTATGCCGGTCTGCTGCTGGCGGTGGTCAGCGAGGCCCTGTGCTTTGCACTGA
- a CDS encoding MFS transporter — protein sequence MVSEALCFALNAASYPALVIGLACIHLPPSARACGSYGNVLREGLRYVLNDRQVKQLMLSVLMINLTASSYGVLLRVFARDIFKGDATTLGWLWGAAGLGSLASSAVLAGNRSTAPLHRFILASTAVRTLAILLFAASTQFWLSLIAIGLLGFGITICNIGTNIFLQSDAPEALRGRVVSLYTSTRFGFDVIGGLLAGLLAVHLGAPGVLLSAGALLLTYTAWAAR from the coding sequence GTGGTCAGCGAGGCCCTGTGCTTTGCACTGAATGCGGCCTCCTACCCGGCGCTCGTGATTGGCCTGGCCTGCATCCACCTGCCACCCTCGGCGCGCGCCTGCGGTTCGTACGGCAATGTATTGCGCGAAGGCCTGCGCTATGTGCTGAACGACCGGCAGGTGAAACAGTTGATGCTCAGCGTACTGATGATCAACCTCACCGCCTCCAGCTATGGGGTGCTGCTGCGGGTCTTTGCCCGCGATATCTTCAAAGGTGATGCCACGACCCTGGGCTGGCTGTGGGGCGCGGCCGGACTCGGTTCGCTGGCGTCCAGCGCGGTCCTGGCCGGCAATCGCAGTACGGCGCCGCTGCACCGGTTTATTCTGGCCAGCACTGCCGTCCGTACACTGGCCATTCTCTTGTTCGCTGCCAGCACCCAGTTCTGGTTGTCATTGATCGCGATAGGGTTGCTCGGTTTCGGCATCACGATCTGCAATATCGGCACCAATATCTTCTTGCAAAGCGATGCACCCGAGGCCCTTAGAGGCCGAGTGGTATCGCTGTACACCTCAACCCGGTTCGGCTTCGATGTCATCGGCGGCTTGCTGGCCGGGCTGCTGGCCGTGCACCTCGGCGCGCCAGGCGTGCTGCTCAGCGCCGGGGCGCTATTGCTGACCTACACCGCCTGGGCCGCCCGCTAG
- a CDS encoding MFS transporter produces MYLPSLPFIAADLGASEQQIQLTIGLFLAGFSLGMLFYVLLSDRFGRRCLLMAGIVLYLFATLGCALASEPGQLIAKRLVQALGGAAASVLARVIGRDLFALNDAARVLPLMQQVTLIVTLVAAVQGGCCCSAAGACCLWYCWWLSGRACCW; encoded by the coding sequence ATGTACCTGCCAAGCCTGCCGTTTATTGCCGCCGATCTGGGCGCCAGTGAGCAGCAGATTCAATTGACCATCGGTCTGTTTCTCGCCGGTTTCAGCCTGGGCATGTTGTTCTACGTGCTGCTGTCCGACCGCTTTGGTCGGCGGTGTCTGCTGATGGCCGGCATCGTGCTGTATCTGTTTGCCACCCTGGGTTGTGCCCTGGCCAGCGAGCCGGGCCAGTTGATCGCCAAGCGCCTGGTGCAGGCGCTTGGCGGTGCGGCGGCTTCCGTGCTGGCCCGGGTGATTGGCCGCGACCTGTTCGCGCTCAATGATGCGGCGCGGGTGCTGCCGTTGATGCAGCAGGTGACGTTGATTGTCACCCTGGTCGCGGCGGTGCAGGGGGGCTGTTGCTGTTCAGCGGCTGGTGCATGCTGTCTGTGGTACTGCTGGTGGTTGTCGGGGCGTGCTTGTTGCTGGTGA
- a CDS encoding TRAP transporter large permease, whose translation MSGLVLGLIALGITMGLLLLRVHIGVTMLIGGAACFWALNDGDLSSLMFTLNSLAYSRLSNYDLAVIPLFVMMGQFATHGGLSRAIFRCAAAFIGHWRGGMGLSAIGACAGFGAICGSSLATAATMSHVALPELRRHNYSGRLATATVAAGGTLGILIPPSVPLIIYAVLTQESIAKLFVAAIVPGVLAIIGYMIVLRVMVARESEATVSVKATPVERAKALISILPVIGVFLVVIVGIYGGWANPTEAASIGAAACGILAVVQGGMRWTGFRASMLGTAETTAMIFLVLLGADLLNSGLALTQMPGELAAWVIGSGLAPMLVLVIILGLYLLLGCVMDSLAMILLTIPIFYPMVMGLDFFGMSETDKSIWFGILALMVVEIGLIHPPLGMNLFIVQRSAGDVPYGETAKGIVPFLCSDLVRIVLLVAFPGLSLWLLAF comes from the coding sequence ATGAGCGGTTTGGTATTGGGGCTGATTGCCCTGGGCATCACCATGGGTCTGTTGCTGCTGCGGGTGCATATTGGCGTGACCATGCTGATCGGTGGGGCTGCCTGCTTTTGGGCGCTCAACGACGGTGATCTCTCGAGCCTGATGTTCACCCTTAACTCTCTGGCTTACTCGCGGTTGTCCAACTACGACCTGGCGGTGATTCCGTTGTTTGTGATGATGGGGCAGTTTGCGACCCATGGAGGTCTATCCCGGGCGATTTTCCGTTGCGCCGCAGCGTTTATCGGCCACTGGAGAGGCGGTATGGGCTTGTCGGCGATTGGCGCCTGTGCCGGTTTCGGCGCGATCTGCGGCTCGTCGCTGGCCACCGCCGCGACCATGAGCCATGTGGCGCTGCCGGAACTGCGTCGGCACAACTATTCCGGGCGCCTCGCCACGGCCACGGTGGCTGCAGGTGGCACGCTGGGTATTTTGATTCCACCGTCGGTGCCGCTGATCATCTATGCGGTGTTGACCCAAGAATCGATTGCCAAGCTGTTTGTCGCAGCCATTGTGCCGGGCGTCCTGGCGATCATCGGCTATATGATCGTGCTACGGGTCATGGTTGCCCGCGAAAGCGAAGCGACCGTATCGGTCAAGGCGACGCCCGTGGAGCGAGCCAAGGCCCTGATCAGCATATTGCCGGTGATTGGCGTGTTCTTGGTGGTGATCGTCGGTATCTACGGTGGCTGGGCCAACCCAACCGAGGCGGCCTCCATCGGCGCGGCGGCCTGCGGGATTCTGGCAGTCGTGCAAGGCGGCATGCGCTGGACCGGCTTTCGCGCTAGCATGCTCGGCACAGCCGAAACCACGGCGATGATCTTCCTCGTGCTGCTGGGTGCCGACCTGCTCAACTCGGGCCTTGCGCTGACGCAGATGCCGGGCGAGCTGGCGGCGTGGGTGATTGGTAGCGGCCTGGCACCGATGTTGGTGTTGGTGATTATCCTGGGCCTGTACCTGCTGCTGGGGTGTGTCATGGACTCGCTGGCGATGATCCTGCTGACCATCCCGATCTTCTACCCGATGGTTATGGGCCTGGATTTCTTCGGCATGAGCGAGACCGACAAGTCCATCTGGTTCGGCATCCTGGCGCTGATGGTGGTGGAGATAGGCCTGATCCATCCGCCGCTGGGCATGAACCTGTTTATCGTCCAGCGCAGCGCCGGTGATGTGCCCTATGGGGAAACCGCGAAGGGGATCGTACCCTTCCTGTGTTCGGATCTGGTGCGCATTGTCTTGCTGGTTGCGTTCCCCGGACTGAGCCTGTGGCTGCTTGCGTTCTAA